The following are encoded in a window of Dysidea avara chromosome 4, odDysAvar1.4, whole genome shotgun sequence genomic DNA:
- the LOC136252097 gene encoding E3 ubiquitin-protein ligase RNF12-B-like isoform X5: MKEVIQHLYAHYGIMNTDEYVMVADQHASQQTKKKQDVPERESSTDHDDVAERHSSPADGIPERQSSPVPDGIPERQSSTDPDDVPNRQSFPDPDCIPERQSSPDPNGIPERQSSLDPDDIPEIQPSPDPNAAINYILAEANAFPPISPLKTPPIKKKTKKRHLAEDFTPLAIRRPRRK; encoded by the coding sequence ATGAAGGAAGTTATACAACACCTTTATGCTCACTATGGGATAATGAATACTGATGAATATGTGATGGTTGCTGACCAACATGCTTCACAGCAAACTAAGAAGAAACAAGATGTTCCAGAAAGAGAGTCATCCACAGATCATGATGATGTTGCAGAAAGACATTCATCTCCAGCTGATGGCATCCCAGAAAGACAGTCATCTCCAGTTCCTGATGGCATCCCAGAAAGACAGTCATCTACAGATCCTGATGATGTTCCAAACAGACAGTCATTTCCAGATCCTGATTGCATCCCAGAAAGACAGTCATCTCCAGATCCTAATGGCATCCCAGAAAGACAGTCATCTCTAGATCCCGATGACATTCCAGAAATACAGCCATCTCCAGATCCCAATGCTGCAATAAACTATATACTAGCAGAAGCAAATGCCTTTCCACCTATTTCCCCATTAAAGACACCACCAATAAAAAAGAAGACCAAGAAGAGACATTTAGCTGAAGACTTTACTCCACTTGCTATCAGACGTCCTCGAAGAAAATGA
- the LOC136252097 gene encoding E3 ubiquitin-protein ligase RNF12-B-like isoform X4, producing MIYIGKWIRQMKEVIQHLYAHYGIMNTDEYVMVADQHASQQTKKKQDVPERESSTDHDDVAERHSSPADGIPERQSSPVPDGIPERQSSTDPDDVPNRQSFPDPDCIPERQSSPDPNGIPERQSSLDPDDIPEIQPSPDPNAAINYILAEANAFPPISPLKTPPIKKKTKKRHLAEDFTPLAIRRPRRK from the coding sequence ATGATTTACATAGGGAAATGGATAAGACAAATGAAGGAAGTTATACAACACCTTTATGCTCACTATGGGATAATGAATACTGATGAATATGTGATGGTTGCTGACCAACATGCTTCACAGCAAACTAAGAAGAAACAAGATGTTCCAGAAAGAGAGTCATCCACAGATCATGATGATGTTGCAGAAAGACATTCATCTCCAGCTGATGGCATCCCAGAAAGACAGTCATCTCCAGTTCCTGATGGCATCCCAGAAAGACAGTCATCTACAGATCCTGATGATGTTCCAAACAGACAGTCATTTCCAGATCCTGATTGCATCCCAGAAAGACAGTCATCTCCAGATCCTAATGGCATCCCAGAAAGACAGTCATCTCTAGATCCCGATGACATTCCAGAAATACAGCCATCTCCAGATCCCAATGCTGCAATAAACTATATACTAGCAGAAGCAAATGCCTTTCCACCTATTTCCCCATTAAAGACACCACCAATAAAAAAGAAGACCAAGAAGAGACATTTAGCTGAAGACTTTACTCCACTTGCTATCAGACGTCCTCGAAGAAAATGA